In Flavobacterium sp. 83, the genomic window TCCAATATGAATTAGGGAACCATCTGGTGCAACACGGCAATAGAGCAATGTGTTTTCCATGGCATAATTGAGTGATTTCAATTCTTTAACAGAGTTTTCCTTTATTTCGCTGATTATCTCCGTATTATAGGCCAGTTTTAAAGCCTTTTTTTCAGATAGGAGCAGCTTAGAAATTAGCTTTTCTATTTTTTGGTTTGTAGGCTTAAAAATAAAAATTAATTCTAAAAATAAAATCAATAATGTAAAACCAAATATTACGTATTCTGTTTTGCGTTGCAGTGTTACTTTGTCCAGTGCTTCCTGGTCGTACTCACTTACAATTTGGTTCATTTTTAAAAGAAAAACACCTTCATTTTCAAGGATAGTCTGAACTAATTTGTTATTATCTTTTTCCTTTTTATGCTCTTTATTATTTTTTAAAAATTGTGTGGTTGCACTTACAATAGTATCAAAATGAGGTTTTATGGAAGTGAATAGTGCTAAAAGATTCGCACTTTTTTCTTTAGGGAAACCCAGGCTGTCATTTCCTTTTTCTAAATTGTAATGTGTGTTTTTCCAAAGCGAAAGTGTTTCATTAATGCGAAAGATTTCTTGTTTGCTTTTGGTACTGTCAGATACGAAATTTAAGATTAAAACTTCTTTAGTCAATTTCTGGCTTAACATTCTTTGTTTTCCCGAAATGTTTATTATTCGGGAATCACTAAGCTGCCTTTTAAGGTTGTATTGAATAAGAAGTTGACTCAATACTACTGTAATAGCAATAGTCAAAAGAGCGAATATATACAATCGCCTTAATTTTTTGAAAGTACTTTTATCAACGGACTCTTTGGCTTTGCTTTTCATAACGAAGTCAAATTACAGTCCAAGAGCTTCTTTTATTAATTCAAGATTTTCAGGAATGAAATTTATTTTTAGTGCTTCCTGATGTCCTTTTTCAGACATTTTATTCCAAGTTTTCAGAATGATATTTTTCATTTTCTCCCTGTCGTGTTTGTGAACAAAAGGGTCTAAATAATACTCCAGAAAGACTAAGCAGATAACATCTTCTAAAAGTTGCGTTTCCTCGTCTTTTTTAAGTAATTTTTTTTCGATTAGGAATGAAACTCTTGCGATAAATTCTTCTGTGTAACCTGCTTTTTCTAAAATAGCAGCAGTTGTTTTAGCATGAAATTTTTTCAAATCTTCGCGCCATTTTAAATAGCCTACACGATCCATCGGGTAAGATTCTCTTGCTATTTTCCATCGGCAAATATGTTGTGCTTTAGAGGCGATTTGAATTGCTTCTGAAGCATTTGGATGAAAATCCATTAGTCTTTCATACATTCGATTCGAATATAATAATTCTTTAGGATAGGTTGTAGATTGGTATATTTCCTGGTTTGGATCTTGAGCATTCTCTGCATCAATCCATGTACTTGCGTTCTGGAATGGTGTTGTTGTCATTTGAAATGTTTAAAATCAAAGATACATAATTATTCCAAAAAGCCAACGAATACTTCGTCTTCTACAATTTTTACGGGGTAGGTTGCAATTTTTAAATCATCACCATTCAAATTTGATCCGTCTACAAGCGAAAATGTTTTCTTGTGCATAGGACAAGCTATTTTAGGAATTTCATCAACTGAACCAATCATTCCTCTTGAAAGTACCATTTCCATTTTATGAGGACATAAGTTTTGACAAGCGTACCATTCGTTTCTTCGGTCAAATTTTATGATAGCGATCTGCTTGTTTTTGTATTTGATACATCCACCACCATTACTTGGAAAATCTGTTGTTTTTCCTGCCTTGAACCATATTTTTACTTCGCTTTGAGAAACGGTTTGGTATTGATTTAGAATATTTTCCATTTGAATAATCTTTTAATTTTTTCGCTTTTAATCCCTCTCTTTAGAGAGGAGTTATAGGCTGAAAACAGTTAATTAGTTGTATTTTGTGTAGTAGTTATTTGTTTTAAAAACAGAAGCTTACCAAGATTTAGGCATTTTTTGGTCTCTTAATGGCACAAAAACAATGTTGTCGTCTGCTTCATCAGAATTGGTAAAATGGCTAAAACGTTTCATCATTTCAGGATCTTCAATGGCTTGTTTCCATTCGCATTCAAAAGTATCCACTAAGCCTTGCATTTCTGTTTCTAATGCTTCTACAATTCCTAAACTATCCTCTATAACCACTTCTTTTAAGTAATCTAATCCACCTTCCAGTTTTTCTAACCAAGTAGAAGTACGTACTAATGGGCCGGCAGTACGGATGTAAAACATTAAGAAACGGTCTAAGTATTTGATGCAAGTGGCTCTGTCAATTTGTTCTGCCAGTAATACGGCATGCTTAGGATTAGCTCCGCCGTTACCGCAGATGTATAAGTTCCAACCTCCTTCAACAGCGATTAATCCAAAATCTTTTCCTCTGGCCTCAGCACATTCGCGGATGCAAGCAGAAACACCACCTTTTAATTTATGAGGAGAACGAAGTCCTTTGTATCTATTTTCTAATTCAATAGCAAAACCGGCACTTTCATCCATTCCGTAGCGGCACCAAGCATTACCTACACAACTTTTTACGGTACGTAATGATTTTCCATATGCGTGACCGCTTTCAAAACCATTATCGATAAGAGTTTTCCATATTTTAGGTAAATCATTTAGTTGAGCTCCAAATAAATCAATTCGTTGTCCCCCGGTAATTTTCGTATAAAGATTATATTCTTTTGCAACTTCACCTATAACGATAAGTTTGTCGGCAGTAATTTCTCCACCTGCTATTCTAGGAACCACGGAGTACGTTCCGTTACGTTGAATATTTGCCAGGAATCTATCATTAGAATCCTGTGCTGTTACGTGTTTATTGGCAGTATCATTATAAATACTGGAGAATATGGAAGAGACAAGGGGCTTGCAAACCTCGCATCCATCTCCTTTTCCCACAACTCCTAAAACTTCATCATGGGTAGTAAATTTATTGATTTTTACTATGTCGTATAATTCTTGTCTGTTGTATGCAAAATGCTCGCAAATCACATCTTTTACTTCTTTTCCTAATGATTTTTGAGTTTCTTTCACAAGGTCAACTACCATCGGTTTACATCCACCGCAACCTGTTGTCGCTTTAGTATGTTTTACAACATCTCCAAAAGTAGTGCAGGTTTCATCAATGATAGAGCAGCAAATAGCTCCTTTTGTTACATTTTCACAAGAACAGATTACGGCAGTATCAGGTAAATCCATTGCGCTTCCAAAAGATGCAGTTTCACCACCTCGTGAACCAAGAATTAAATCTTCAGGGTTTTTAGGTAGCGGCATCGCATTGCTGTAAATTTGGAATAATGCATTGTAATCACTGGAATCACCTACTAAAATCCCGCCTAAAAGTGTTTTTCCGTCTTTGGTAACATTTATTCTTTTGTAAATTCCGTTGAATTTGTTTTCGTAAACAATGGCGGTTACCTCTTCATTTTCTATAAAAGGATCACCAAAACTCGCAACTTCAACACCAATTAATTTTAATTGTGTAGACATATCGATGGTTTCCCTCATCGTTTTTGCCCCTTTCAGGATTTGTTCAGCAGCTACGTCAGCCATTTCATATCCTGGAGCTACAAGACCATATATCATATGATTGTAAAGTGCTACTTCTCCGATCGCATAGATATAAGGATCAGAAGATTGCATTTTGTTGTTTACAACAATCCCTCCTCGTACGCCTACTTCAAGTCCGGAAACTCTTCCTAGTTCATCTCGAGGTTTAATCCCTGCAGAAATTACCAACATGTCTACTTTTAGGAGTTTTTCTCCTTCAAACATCATTCCTGTTATGGTATCTTCACCAGCAATATATTGTGTTGATTTGTTCAGGTGAATGCTAATATTGAGTTCCTCAATTTTTGATTGCAACATATCACTCGCCCCTTTGTCAAGCTGTCTTGGCATCAATCGAGGCGCAAATTCCACAACGTGTGGATTTAAACCTAAATCATATACTGCTTTAGCAGCTTCAAGTCCTAACAATCCACCACCAAGGACGGCAGCTTCTGTAGCACCATTTTGTTTTATTTTTTTGGCGTAAGCCATAATCGCATCCAGATCCTCAATAGTTCTGTATACAAAAACGCCTTCTTTATCAACACCTTCAATAGGCGGTACAAAAGCAGCCGAGCCAGTTGCTAAAACTAAGTAGTCGTAAGTATGTGTTTTTTCTAAATGGGTATGAATCGTTTTTTGATCTCTATTAATATCAGTGATTAATTCAGAGGTATTTAGAATAATGTTGTTTTCTTCGTACCAATTTGATGTTGATAATGATAAGTCGTCAGCACTTTTACCCGCAAAGTATTCACTCAAGTGAACTCTATCGTATGCGCGTCTTGGTTCTTCTCCAAATACGGTGATTTGATATTCTTCTTGTCCTGATTTTGCGATAAATTTTTCACAAAATTTGTAACCTACCATGCCGTTTCCGACTACTATTACTTTAATCATAATCTCATTAATTAAGTATTATTACGCAAATATAAGTATTAATACTTAATTAAGATACTTAATTGTGTGTTTTTAAAATTAATTAGTAATTATTCAAAAAAGGATGTTTTAAATAGGGTATTTATAATAAAAGAGCCATTTTATTAAAATAAACATTCTGTATTTGGGAGGTAAAATGATATTTGGATAAAAAAAAGCTCCCAAAAGTGTTTGGGAGCTTTGTGTTAATTTAAAGCGGTGTACTTATTATTTTTAAATTACTTAGATTGGTAGTATTTTTTTCTTAACCAAAAAGCCACATTCACTAAAATTATCAAAGCCGGAACTTCTACTAATGGTCCAATAACTCCAGCAAATGCCTGTCCGCTATTGATACCGAAAACACCAATGGAAACTGCAATTGCCAGTTCGAAATTATTTCCTGATGCTGTGAATGAAAGCGCTACAGCATCTCTATAATTGGCTCCGATTTTTTTTGAAACAAAAAACATCAGGAAAAACATAATGGTAAAGAAAATAACTAGGGGAATGGCAATTCGAATTACATCCAGTGGCAAATCAACAATCATTTCACCTTTTAAACTGAACATGACAACGATTGTAAAAAGCAAAGCAATCAATGTAATTGGAGAGACAAAAGGTATGAATTTTTGGTTGAACCATTTGTCGCCAATGAATTTCTTGATGGCATAGCGGCTAATTACTGCTAATGCAAAAGGAATCCCTAAATAAATTCCAACTGTTGTAGCAATTTGAGCAACCGTAATATTTAATTCCAATCCTTTTATCCCGAATAAGGGTAACATGATTTCTAAATAGAAATAGGCATATAAACCAAAAAAGAACACTTGAAGCAAACTATTAATTCCAATTAATCCAGCGGTTAATTCTCTATTTCCCTCGGCTAATTCATTCCAGACAATTACCATTGCAATGCAAGGCGCAATTCCAATTATGATTAAGCCGGTCATGTATTCCGGATAGTCTTTCAAAAAGAATGTTGCCAGTAAAAACATTAAAAACGGCCCGACAATCCAGGTTATTAAAAAAGAAGCCGACAGTAATTTGGGTTTTTCAAACATTAAAGGGATTTTTGAAAAATCAATTTTAGTCAAAGGCGGATACATCATTAATATTAGCCCGATTGCAAGAGGAATATTTGTCGTCCCGCTTGAAAAAGAATTGATAAAACCGCTGCTTGAAGGTATAAAATAGCCAATAGAAACACCAATAGCCATTGCCAGAAATATCCAAAGTGTAAGGTAACTATCGAGAAAGTTTAATCTTTTTTTAGCCGCCATTATTCTGATTTTATTTTGGAGAATACATAACACATCTCGGTTGCAATTTGCAAACTGCGTTCTTGATATTTTTCTGCTTGTTGTGGTGTGTTGTCAAATGCTTTTGGATCATCAAATGTGATAGGAATACGCATTTCAGCACCAGCAATAAATGGGCAACCACCATCTGCTTGTGAGCAAGTCAATATTGCTGCAAATTCGCTTTGTGGGTTAAAATCATCATCATAAGTTTTAGAAAAACCAATAATAGGATGCTCATTTGCAGCATATTTTATGGCATAAATAGGGTTGTTTCCTGTTGCAATGGTCTTGATTTTAAATCCTGATTGTTCTAGTGTTTTGGCAGCCATAGGAAATAATGCTGTAGCTTCAGTTCCGCCAGAATAACAAAATACATTGTTTATATTGAAATGTGCCGCAGCTGTTTGTGCCCAAACTTGTGATAAATGGCTTCTTCTGGAATTATGGGTACAAATCAAGTTCAACCTAACTTCTTGTTGGTTCGTAACTTTGTTTTGAATAAAATCAATAAGCGGTTGTAAAGTGATTTTGCGTTCGACTGTTATGTTTTCTAAATTTAATGCGCTAATTGTTTTTTGAATTTCTGGAAACAGGATGGTTTTGGTTAAAGTCATATTGTAGTTTTTAAAAAATTAGCAACAGCCTCCTCCAGGAGTGCAGCAGCTTGATTGCGTAGGGATTTCGGATAATTTCACTTTTTGTTTTTCGGCTGGAATGCCACATTGGTCTTGTGCTAAACAAGCGGTTTGTTTGTTTAATAAAGTAAATGCTGTTCCGTTGAAACCAATGTCGTATTTTCCAATAGTTTCGGCTTGATATTCTACTTCCACTTCATAATCTTGAATACCCAATACCTTTTCTGAAAGTGTGATGATGTCTAAAAGTTTTTGTGGTTTTAGGCGGTGTTCAAAGTCATTGGCATCCCATAATTGGAAATTTACTACGGTTTCTTTTCGAACTTTTCCACCGCAATCAATAAAGTTTTTGGTGATTAAACCCACTTCAGTTACGTGAAAATGCTCTGGTACATAGCTACCGTTTGGCAATTCAAAAGCAACGTTATCTAGCGTGCTCAACTGTTTTTTAATTTCTGATAGTTTCATTTTTGTATAATTTAAAAATTAACAACATTGATTTTTCTTGTTTTCTAAATAGGAATTGACATGTTGAAAAAAGCCTTTCATTTTATTAAAACCTTCTTCGTTGAGGCAATAACAAATCGCATTTCCTTCAAAATTACCTTTAATAAGTCCTGCATTTTTAAGCTCCTTCAAGTGTTGAGAAACAGTAGGTTGTGCCAATGGTAATTCGTTTACGATATCACCGCATACACAACTGTTTACTTTTATGAGATGTTCTATTATGGCAATTCGCGCCGGATGACCTATGGCTTTCGCCAATATTGCCAATTCGTTTTGCTCATCTGTGAAATGTTCTGACTTAGTAATTCCCATTGTTATATATTTATATTGCAATATTACGATATAGGTAAATAAAAACCAAATTTTGAATACTAATTTTTGGTTAAATTTTTAATTGGCTATTCTCATTAGTACGATAAGTATTTTGAAGTTGTGTTTCATAAGGAAACGCCTAACGCTAAAATTTTAAATTTATTCGAAAATAAAAACTGCTGAAGAAAACACCCTTTTTTTGAAAATATGTTTCTAATTTTTGCAATTAGACTACTCACATCCATTTCGATAAGAAATCGATCAAATCTTCTCTCAAATCTTTAAATAATTTCTCAAAAACAGCGATACTTTTTCTATGCTTTTTATGGTCAGAAAATTTTTCATTATCAATGGCATTGGGATTATCTAACACTGCAGCCTCAAGAAACAATTCGTGACTTTTAATCTCGTGAGTTAAGATGTCAATTTGTTCCTTTTGGATGACTATCAGGTTATTAAAGTGATCCGCTAAGGAGCGTACCTCATTAGAAGTATTTTTTTCCGCCACTTCCATAATTCGCTTATCCATAATTTTAAGCTCATCTTTGTAAAACAAAAGTTTGTTTAGCCACGTTTTATGTTCCTCATGTAGTTGATAAATTGTTTTTTTAGTTTCCATTTTAGTCTTTTTTAAATAGTTTGCGATTAATTGCGTTGGAGTTGTTTTTTTATTTTATTGAAAATTGCAAAAAGCAAAATAGTAAGGGTTTTTTATTCCAAAATATTAAAGTTGAAATAAATCTTTTGGAATGGCATGAAAACCTACTGATTTTACTTTGTTTTCAATGTCAGTGATAGCTACCATTTTTGAGGTGTGTACGGTAAATTCTCTGGGAAAGATTTCAGCGTTCAATAGCACGTCTTTTATTCCGCCTAATTGCAATAGGCTCGATTTAATCGAAATCAAATCTACTTCTTCAATAGCATTTGTTCCAAAAATTTGACCATGATTTCCTGGAATTACATTGTCTTTTAATGCGCTCATATTTTTAATTTTTAAGATTAGGAATCTTGTTTAGCTGTATTTATATAAATGTTAGTTAAGTTATTCAAAGTTAGTTATTTATGTCGTATGAATTAGAAAAATAGAATAGAAAAATATCGCTTTTTGGATTTTGGACTGAATATTTATTTGCTGAATATTTTGTAAATCTACTGGTTCATAAAGTCATTTTATTTTTGAAAAATAAAGTGACTTCTTGTACAGCAATAACTTTGTATTTGTAACTTTGAAATCTAATGCTGTCCAACTGCACAATTGCATTTTTGGTAAAAAAACACCAAAATTAATTAGTAGAATAAGACTTCTGTCTATTCAATTTTAGTAAAATTTAGAGTTGGATAAATATAGTAATAAGTCGTAAAAATATTCATTTCAGTCACATGGGTTCATCTGAAACTTTAGAAGAAAAATATTACATAAAAGAGGTTGATACGGATAAAAAAAGTATTTATTGCCATCATGATTTGATGGGTGAATTATTTATTCCAACCCATAAGCATGAAAAAGCGCAAATGCTATATTCCGAAGGAGGTATTGTTTATGTTACCACTGAAACCAAAACGTATTTTCTTCCCGCTCGCCATTTTATCTGGATTCCAGGTGGGATAAAGCACAGTATTCATCCCAATTCAGAGGATGTTATTATGCGTAATTTGTATTTTCCAATAGATTATAATGAACATCCCTTTTATGGAAAAGAGGGTATTTATCCCATTAATGATTTATTGCTCCAAATGATGCGTTTCACGAACCGCTGGAACGGAAATTTGAAAATAGGAACTAGAAATTTTACTATTGCCAATGCCATAAAAGCTATTTTGCCAGAAATCTGTCTGACTAATTTACCTTTATCGTTGCCTTTACCAAAGGATATTAGACTCAATAAGATCATTAGCTATTTAGATGAAAACTTGGGTGAACCTATTTTGTTCTCTGATTTGGCCAATCGATTTGGGTTTAGTGAGCGCTCTTTGTATCGCTTGTTCCAAAAAGATTTAGGTATGTCATTCATTCAAT contains:
- a CDS encoding DUF4202 domain-containing protein is translated as MTTTPFQNASTWIDAENAQDPNQEIYQSTTYPKELLYSNRMYERLMDFHPNASEAIQIASKAQHICRWKIARESYPMDRVGYLKWREDLKKFHAKTTAAILEKAGYTEEFIARVSFLIEKKLLKKDEETQLLEDVICLVFLEYYLDPFVHKHDREKMKNIILKTWNKMSEKGHQEALKINFIPENLELIKEALGL
- the nirD gene encoding nitrite reductase small subunit NirD; this encodes MENILNQYQTVSQSEVKIWFKAGKTTDFPSNGGGCIKYKNKQIAIIKFDRRNEWYACQNLCPHKMEMVLSRGMIGSVDEIPKIACPMHKKTFSLVDGSNLNGDDLKIATYPVKIVEDEVFVGFLE
- the nirB gene encoding nitrite reductase large subunit NirB, whose protein sequence is MIKVIVVGNGMVGYKFCEKFIAKSGQEEYQITVFGEEPRRAYDRVHLSEYFAGKSADDLSLSTSNWYEENNIILNTSELITDINRDQKTIHTHLEKTHTYDYLVLATGSAAFVPPIEGVDKEGVFVYRTIEDLDAIMAYAKKIKQNGATEAAVLGGGLLGLEAAKAVYDLGLNPHVVEFAPRLMPRQLDKGASDMLQSKIEELNISIHLNKSTQYIAGEDTITGMMFEGEKLLKVDMLVISAGIKPRDELGRVSGLEVGVRGGIVVNNKMQSSDPYIYAIGEVALYNHMIYGLVAPGYEMADVAAEQILKGAKTMRETIDMSTQLKLIGVEVASFGDPFIENEEVTAIVYENKFNGIYKRINVTKDGKTLLGGILVGDSSDYNALFQIYSNAMPLPKNPEDLILGSRGGETASFGSAMDLPDTAVICSCENVTKGAICCSIIDETCTTFGDVVKHTKATTGCGGCKPMVVDLVKETQKSLGKEVKDVICEHFAYNRQELYDIVKINKFTTHDEVLGVVGKGDGCEVCKPLVSSIFSSIYNDTANKHVTAQDSNDRFLANIQRNGTYSVVPRIAGGEITADKLIVIGEVAKEYNLYTKITGGQRIDLFGAQLNDLPKIWKTLIDNGFESGHAYGKSLRTVKSCVGNAWCRYGMDESAGFAIELENRYKGLRSPHKLKGGVSACIRECAEARGKDFGLIAVEGGWNLYICGNGGANPKHAVLLAEQIDRATCIKYLDRFLMFYIRTAGPLVRTSTWLEKLEGGLDYLKEVVIEDSLGIVEALETEMQGLVDTFECEWKQAIEDPEMMKRFSHFTNSDEADDNIVFVPLRDQKMPKSW
- the arsB gene encoding ACR3 family arsenite efflux transporter, whose translation is MAAKKRLNFLDSYLTLWIFLAMAIGVSIGYFIPSSSGFINSFSSGTTNIPLAIGLILMMYPPLTKIDFSKIPLMFEKPKLLSASFLITWIVGPFLMFLLATFFLKDYPEYMTGLIIIGIAPCIAMVIVWNELAEGNRELTAGLIGINSLLQVFFFGLYAYFYLEIMLPLFGIKGLELNITVAQIATTVGIYLGIPFALAVISRYAIKKFIGDKWFNQKFIPFVSPITLIALLFTIVVMFSLKGEMIVDLPLDVIRIAIPLVIFFTIMFFLMFFVSKKIGANYRDAVALSFTASGNNFELAIAVSIGVFGINSGQAFAGVIGPLVEVPALIILVNVAFWLRKKYYQSK
- a CDS encoding low molecular weight phosphatase family protein, which translates into the protein MTLTKTILFPEIQKTISALNLENITVERKITLQPLIDFIQNKVTNQQEVRLNLICTHNSRRSHLSQVWAQTAAAHFNINNVFCYSGGTEATALFPMAAKTLEQSGFKIKTIATGNNPIYAIKYAANEHPIIGFSKTYDDDFNPQSEFAAILTCSQADGGCPFIAGAEMRIPITFDDPKAFDNTPQQAEKYQERSLQIATEMCYVFSKIKSE
- a CDS encoding DUF6428 family protein; translation: MKLSEIKKQLSTLDNVAFELPNGSYVPEHFHVTEVGLITKNFIDCGGKVRKETVVNFQLWDANDFEHRLKPQKLLDIITLSEKVLGIQDYEVEVEYQAETIGKYDIGFNGTAFTLLNKQTACLAQDQCGIPAEKQKVKLSEIPTQSSCCTPGGGCC
- a CDS encoding helix-turn-helix transcriptional regulator, which codes for MGITKSEHFTDEQNELAILAKAIGHPARIAIIEHLIKVNSCVCGDIVNELPLAQPTVSQHLKELKNAGLIKGNFEGNAICYCLNEEGFNKMKGFFQHVNSYLENKKNQCC
- a CDS encoding AraC family transcriptional regulator, whose product is MGSSETLEEKYYIKEVDTDKKSIYCHHDLMGELFIPTHKHEKAQMLYSEGGIVYVTTETKTYFLPARHFIWIPGGIKHSIHPNSEDVIMRNLYFPIDYNEHPFYGKEGIYPINDLLLQMMRFTNRWNGNLKIGTRNFTIANAIKAILPEICLTNLPLSLPLPKDIRLNKIISYLDENLGEPILFSDLANRFGFSERSLYRLFQKDLGMSFIQYFTIRRILKAIELLLEKKISVNEVAQAVGYNSVPTFSNTFFKILGQRPSDYLKGIEILKK